CCGGCGCAGCCACTACCGTCGGCGGTCTCTCGACGAACCTGCTGGATAGGCCACGAAACCAGACTGGAGTACTAGCCCGAATAGCCCGCCCGGTCCGGCCTGCTGCAACCTGCATGGCCTGACGTCAACTGTTCCGCCGTGGCCGTTCGGCATGGCCGATGGCGCGTGCCGCGTTGATCAGGCCGATATGACTGAACGCCTGCGGATAGTTGCCCAGCGCCTCCCCGGTGGTCGGTGAGATCTCCTCGGCGAGGAGACCGACCTCGTTGGCGCAGGAGAGCGCGGTTTCGAAGACTTCGCGTGCGCGTGGCACTTCGTCGATGAGGGCCAGGGCGTGGGCGAGCCAGAAAGTGCACAGCAGGAACGCCCCCTCCTCGGATGCGAAGTCGTCCCGGAGATAGCGACGAACGTGTCCGCGGGCGTCTGTCAGCTTGCTGGCGATCGCTGCCACGGTGGTGCGGATGCGAGGGTCGTCGCCGGGGAGGAAGCCGACGAGGGGGAGCATGAGGGCTGAGGCATCCAGTTCGCTGGATCCGAACGCCTGGGTGAAGGCGCCGAGATGCGGGTTCCACCCTTCGTCCTCAATGGCCCTGCGAATGTGCTGGCGGGTGTGTCGCCAGGCCGTGACCTGCGTGGGCGTGGCTCCGAGGGCGGGTGCGAGGTCGATGGCCCGGTCGAGGGCGACCCAGCACATGAGTTTCGAGTAGAGGAAGTGGCGGCTGGGGCCTCGTACTTCCCAGATCCCCTGGTCTGGCTCGCGCCAGCGTCGAGCGGCGGTCTCAGCGGCTTGGAGGAGGAAGCTGCGGGTGGGCGGGGCGAACCATTCGGTGCGGGGGTGAGTTTGATGTGCGGCGTCCAGGAGCTCGCCGTAGACGTCGAGCTGGTGCTGGCGCCACGCGTCGTTGCCGGTTCGGACCGGTGTGCTGCCCCGCCATCCGGAGAGGTGGGGCAGGGTGCGTTCGCTGAGGTCTCTTTCGCCGCCGATGCCGTATATCACCTGGAGGTTGGCGCCTCGTTCCAGTTGGGTGGCTGCGGCCTGTGCGAGGAATCCGAAGTAGGTGGCCTTCTCCTTCTCGCAGGCGGAGGTGGACAGGGCCTGGAGGGTGAAGCTGGCGTCGCGGACCCATGTGTAGCGGTAGTCCCAGTTGCGGTCGGCCCCGATGCTCTCCGGGAGGGAGGTGGTGGCCGCTGCGACGATGGCTCCGGTGGGTGTGAAGCTCAGTCCTTGCAGCACGCGTCCGCTGTGGGCGACCTCGTCTTTCCACGGGCCTTGATAGCCCTGATGGATCCGAGTCCAGGATCTCCACCCCTTGACCGTGTCGTTGAGCCGGCGGTTGATGCGTCCACCCGGCCAGGGATCCGGTTCCGCATCACCCCAGGCGGGCAGAGAGGACAGGGCGAATTCGATCCGCTTCCCCGCCTTGAGTACGGTCTCGCCGCGGGCGGTGGAGCCGTCGATCCGCAAGGGGAGCGGTGTGGACAGCACGAGCCGCTGCGCGCCTCCGTACGCGCTGAGCCCGCCGCGTACGGCGGACAGCAGGGGGTGGACGAGGCCGAACTCGGGGCGCGGAGCGAAGCTGGTCTCCACCGCGACCGATCCGCTGGTACAGGTGATCCGGCGCAGCAGGACGCCCGGGGAAGAGGCTCCCAGCGCGTGGCCGCGCTCACGGTGGCCCATGGCCAGGGCGTCGAGGAGCATCACCGTGCCGGAGGGAGTGCGGAAGGTGGTCTCCAGTACCAGGCTTTCGGGTACGTAGCGGCGGGTGACCCTGCTTGTCCCGCAAGGGCGGATCGTCCAGTGTCCTGCTGCTTCGTCGAGCAGACGGCCGAAGACCGCAGGGCTGTCGAAGCGCGGGAGGCACAGCCAGTCCACAGAGCCTTCCGTGGACACCAGTGCAGCAGAGCGGCAGTCCGACAGCAGCGCGTAGTCACCGATGGGCCGTGAACTCATGTCTGTCCTGCCTGCTGCGCGTGATGGGAGGACCGCTGCCTCGCCGGTCGCGACCGGCGGTTCACTGGGCGGTTCCGTCGCCGGGATCGCGGTTGCCCTGTTCCGGCCGGGGCGCGGCCGATCGCCCCACACCCGGGTTCTGCGTGGGTCGGGAGCGCGCCGTACGGAACAGCAGGGCGAGGGCGGAGAGGGCGAAGAAGACCGCGGTGATCAGCAGCCAGCGGCCGAGGTACACGTCGGTGGAGAGCGTCGTGTACAAGGTGAACCGATGGCTCACCCGTCCCAGGATCAGGGGAAAGTACGTCAGGAGCAGCACACCGGAGAGGAAGACCGGAACCCGGACGTAGTTGATCCGCCCTTGCGTGGGGCGAGCCGCGTGGCTTGTGGCCACGGGGTTCCGGCGCATGCCCAGCAGCATCCGGGCCCCGCGATCGGTAACGGTGTACAGAGGGAGGAACACCAGGTCGTGCAGCAGGGCTGCCCCGACGAACCACAGGACCACCTTCCACGGCTCGGCGCCCGCCAGCAGCCGGATACCGGCATAGCCGGTCAGCGCGAACGAGCACAGCACCAGTACCAGATGTAGGGGAGAGGCTCCGTACACCCTGCGGAAGCGGCTCATACGTTCTCCCCGAAGGTCAGCCGAGTGACCCATTTGGTGTTGTGGACACCTGGGTTGGCCGGGACGATGATCCGCGCGGGAAAGCCGTGATCCGGCGACAGATCGGCACCGTTGACCCGCAACGCCAGCAGCGAGCGAGGGTCCCGGACCTGGTTGTCGCGCAACGTGGTCGAGCGAAACGACCCGCTGAGCTGAGCGGACTGGACGAAGACACCCGGCGGGCGGAGGGTGAACCCGACAAGTGCGGCCAGATCCGACAGCCGGACGCCGCTCCACTCCTGATCCTCGGTGGACCACCCTTCCACGCAGGCGATCGGCAGCGCCGCTCCGTGCTGCGGCAGCGCCAGGACCTCCTCCCGGGTGAGGACACGCTCTCGGCCCCCGCCCCGAACGACAAGACGCCAGGCCACGCCCATGTCAACGGCCCGGATGCCCACACTGGCCGCAGTCTTGTTGACCTGGAAGCCATTGGGGCCGGGCCCGGGATCCTGGCCCTGCGGCGCGAGCAGAGCGGTGGGCCGGAGCCAGCCCCCGATGCTCTGCCCGGCCGTCACGGCGAGCAGCACCAGGGAGCCGGCCCCCACCATCCCCAGCGCACCCCGGCGGGACATGGTCGGTACGGCGGGGCGAGGGCTGACCAGGCCCGTGGGGTCCGAAGGGGACGTCCCACCCGTCCTGGACTGCCCGCGCAACTCGTCACGGAGACCGCCGCTGCGCAGCATCCGGACGGTCAGGGGAATCCGGAAGGCGATATGAACGACGAAAGCGCCGATGAAGACCCAGGCCCCGTAGAAGTGGAGCGGGTAGAAGGATCCGGGAAAAATATAGTCCAATTGAACGTCGAGTACCCCGGTGGCGAACTCGAACAGCACGCCGCCCACCAGTAGGAGTACCGAGAGCCGCTCCAGCGCGTGGCCGACCGATTTCACCGGGGGCCAGGAAAACAACTTGGGGACCACCGACCAGAGCTTTGCGAGAAGCACAGGAATCAGTGCGATGCCGAGTGTCACGTGGACACCCTGCGTAAGCCGATAGAGCCAGTGCGGATCCGTAGGCCAGGAGAACAAGTAGAACCCCAGCCAGCCTCGGTCCGGGGTCTTGTCATTGGCTCCCAGGTCAGGGTTGTACGCCGCGTACGAGAGCAGCCCGGTGACGAACATCAAAGGAATGCCCACCAGCAGCACCGCACCGAGCACGGACGTCAGCCACGGCCCACGGAGCGGGCTGCGCCAGAATCCCGGCCGTGTCGGACCGAACGGCGGCCCGTTCCGCAACAGCCCCACCAGACGCACCCGCGATGAACCCTGTGCCGGGCCCATCTGCAGGGACGAGCCGGACCTGGGACCCGGTGGCGCCGCTTCGCCCCGCCGGCCTCTCTCCATCGGGCCGACGGAGACGCCGCCATCGGCGCTCGTGCCCCCTTGGTCGCCCATCCGGCCCGAGGTGGGGAGGCCGGCCTCAAGGGACCCTTCGGCAGGTGAAGCCTCCGGCAGGACCGGCGGCCCGTCGGATCCGGACCCGCCCACGCTCCCTCGCGGTACCTCCTCCTCCGGGCGTCGGTGCCGTTTTTTCGAGTCACCCATGGGGATTCCTTGTGGTTCAACAGGCGGACGACAACCGAATGACATCGAATATTAGCCCTGAACAACGCACTTCCCGGGCAATTGAGGGGGCTGCAAACAAAATAACACCCAACCCTCGGTAGCGCTGTCGGACTATCTAAGGAAGTCCCGGTGATAGAAGATCGCTGCGAGAAGAATGGGCGATCTCGGGTTCACGCTGCGGAAATGCTCTCCTTTTTTGCTGTGCG
The nucleotide sequence above comes from Streptomyces sp. NBC_01116. Encoded proteins:
- a CDS encoding molybdopterin-dependent oxidoreductase encodes the protein MGPAQGSSRVRLVGLLRNGPPFGPTRPGFWRSPLRGPWLTSVLGAVLLVGIPLMFVTGLLSYAAYNPDLGANDKTPDRGWLGFYLFSWPTDPHWLYRLTQGVHVTLGIALIPVLLAKLWSVVPKLFSWPPVKSVGHALERLSVLLLVGGVLFEFATGVLDVQLDYIFPGSFYPLHFYGAWVFIGAFVVHIAFRIPLTVRMLRSGGLRDELRGQSRTGGTSPSDPTGLVSPRPAVPTMSRRGALGMVGAGSLVLLAVTAGQSIGGWLRPTALLAPQGQDPGPGPNGFQVNKTAASVGIRAVDMGVAWRLVVRGGGRERVLTREEVLALPQHGAALPIACVEGWSTEDQEWSGVRLSDLAALVGFTLRPPGVFVQSAQLSGSFRSTTLRDNQVRDPRSLLALRVNGADLSPDHGFPARIIVPANPGVHNTKWVTRLTFGENV
- a CDS encoding glycoside hydrolase family 15 protein encodes the protein MSSRPIGDYALLSDCRSAALVSTEGSVDWLCLPRFDSPAVFGRLLDEAAGHWTIRPCGTSRVTRRYVPESLVLETTFRTPSGTVMLLDALAMGHRERGHALGASSPGVLLRRITCTSGSVAVETSFAPRPEFGLVHPLLSAVRGGLSAYGGAQRLVLSTPLPLRIDGSTARGETVLKAGKRIEFALSSLPAWGDAEPDPWPGGRINRRLNDTVKGWRSWTRIHQGYQGPWKDEVAHSGRVLQGLSFTPTGAIVAAATTSLPESIGADRNWDYRYTWVRDASFTLQALSTSACEKEKATYFGFLAQAAATQLERGANLQVIYGIGGERDLSERTLPHLSGWRGSTPVRTGNDAWRQHQLDVYGELLDAAHQTHPRTEWFAPPTRSFLLQAAETAARRWREPDQGIWEVRGPSRHFLYSKLMCWVALDRAIDLAPALGATPTQVTAWRHTRQHIRRAIEDEGWNPHLGAFTQAFGSSELDASALMLPLVGFLPGDDPRIRTTVAAIASKLTDARGHVRRYLRDDFASEEGAFLLCTFWLAHALALIDEVPRAREVFETALSCANEVGLLAEEISPTTGEALGNYPQAFSHIGLINAARAIGHAERPRRNS